A single Hippocampus zosterae strain Florida chromosome 1, ASM2543408v3, whole genome shotgun sequence DNA region contains:
- the gpm6aa gene encoding glycoprotein M6Aa, producing the protein MEEDMDEGQTQKGCLECCIKCLGGIPYPSLIATILLYAGVALFCGCGHEALSGTVTILQNYFEVVRSPVDALDVFTMIDIIKYVIYGVASAFFVYGILLMVEGFFTSGAIKDLYGDFKITTCGRCVSAWFIMLTYIFMLAWLGVTAFTSLPVFIYFNIWSICQNATVLEGTTLCLDPRQYGIVAISEAKTVCAGSEKFYKMCESTELDMTFHLFICALAGAGAAVIAMIHYLMVLSANWAYVKDACRMQKYEDIKSKEEQELHDIHSTRSKERLNAYT; encoded by the exons ATGGAAGAAGACATGGATGAGGGGCAGACCCAGAAGG ggTGCCTAGAATGCTGTATCAAATGCCTGGGCGGGATCCCCTACCCGTCGCtcattgccaccatcttgttgtACGCCGGTGTGGCTCTGTTTTGCGGATGCGGCCACGAGGCTCTTTCTGGAACCGTCACCATCCTACAGAATTACTTTGAGGTGGTGCGCAGCCCCGTGGACGCATTGGATGTCTTCACCAT GATTGACATCATTAAGTATGTGATCTACGGCGTGGCTTCGGCCTTCTTCGTGTATGGCATCCTGCTGATGGTGGAGGGCTTCTTCACCAGCGGGGCCATCAAAGACCTCTACGGAGACTTCAAGATCACAACCTGTGGACGCTGTGTCAGTGCTTGG TTCATCATGCTGACATACATCTTCATGCTGGCCTGGCTGGGTGTGACGGCGTTTACCTCCCTGCCCGTCTTCATCTACTTCAACATCTGGAGCATTTGCCAAAATGCCACCGTGCTGGAGGGCACCACGCTTTGCCTGGACCCGCGCCAGTACG GTATCGTGGCTATTAGTGAAGCAAAGACGGTGTGTGCCGGATCTGAAAAGTTCTACAAGATGTGCGAATCCACTGAG CTGGACATGACATTCCACCTGTTCATCTGCGCCCTCGCCGGAGCAGGAGCCGCTGTCATCGCAATG ATCCACTACTTGATGGTGCTGTCGGCCAACTGGGCCTATGTGAAGGACGCGTGCCGGATGCAGAAGTACGAGGATATCAAGTCTAAGGAGGAGCAGGAGCTTCACGACATCCACTCCACCCGCTCCAAGGAACGGCTCAACGCTTATACATAA
- the spata4 gene encoding spermatogenesis-associated protein 4, with translation MTGLPRDVTRWLQGLELTVQPMNARRDFSSGYHVAEMFSRYYPRDFEMHSYSKGASFSAKQDNWNKIRRTLQKLRLHLTEKLVYGTIHCKPGAAELLVQQVYFVLTKHRPRTAQSPELDFSDQKSQQLLPSVARSTATSAVKSNLRKSEIMALPDILTNGRRAEAIIGKHLQDKIADRTATDCGRSNLVRSRLKQTTGQNLGRDERHSLEMCLQSPLSGAVVSYKTIKVNQPARRLPQSC, from the exons ATGACGGGACTGCCGAGGGACGTCACAAGATGGCTGCAAGGCCTCGAATTGACCGTCCAACCAATGAACGCACGCAG GGACTTTTCCAGTGGCTACCATGTGGCTGAAATGTTTTCCCGTTATTATCCCAGGGATTTTGAAATGCATTCATATAGCAAGGGAGCGTCGTTCTCTGCCAAGCAGGACAACTGGAACAAGATACGCCGG ACACTGCAGAAGTTGCGTCTGCACCTGACTGAGAAGTTGGTCTACGGGACCATCCACTGTAAACCCGGAGCGGCTGAGTTGCTGGTGCAGCAGGTGTACTTTGTCCTGACCAAACACAG GCCTCGAACAGCTCAAAGCCCAGAGTTGGATTTCTCTGACCAGAAGTCCCAGCAGCTCCTCCCTTCGGTGGCTCGCTCCACTGCCACCTCGGCCGTGAAGAGCAACCTGAGAAAGAGTGAGATCATGGCCCTGCCTGACATCCTCACCAACGGGAGGAGGGCTGAGGCCATAATCGGCAAGCACCTGCAGGACAAGATTGCGGATAGGACGGCGACGGACTGCG GGCGTTCAAACCTGGTGAGGTCAAGACTCAAACAGACGACTGGGCAAAATCTGGGTCGAGATGAAAGGCACTCTCTTG AGATGTGCCTCCAATCACCACTAAGCGGCGCTGTTGTCTCGTACAAGACCATCAAAGTGAACCAGCCTGCCAGAAGACTTCCACAAAGCTGTTAA